Proteins from a single region of Xiphophorus maculatus strain JP 163 A chromosome 22, X_maculatus-5.0-male, whole genome shotgun sequence:
- the znf451 gene encoding E3 SUMO-protein ligase ZNF451, giving the protein MSSTTPLDDDNELEEVEFVSEGPFRPVLECIDLLSDSEDEGCSSLAGMLEDKINRHKAHVTSTLDRLAHKVAQEKKERADKCKAFKEKQILQKAHGQQELAGSSANGVSMEAKRCVDMWLKMPGPKPGVISAGSGSRRTHAAFPRSSSTGHTCPVIDCGRVYENISLLDGHLKRFDHSPCDPTIHLRGSPSEFFACVACCLCFQTEEEWKKHAESKISSSSTDSHNLDQTYQRIVCFACPACFLLFNLRDECLQHMSDKNHFTESLVMTERKGTAQPVPVPHHVKDRLIALCKDVAFKVRCSLCHQVLISHQTAQAHFNVHCRQGCAVAKSDKTIVDIMKRLQVRGQCIPCSKIFLNQAEIERHKESKLHEVEVNQTMAKALLQYSRFVEMQQSQRKAENHQKRISSGLEVEFQKINKEWSDRHGFPAKRQRLSRGLNDSSSRTLVAAWFCECGLQFSEKGNASKHLLAANQIFHQCGVCGKHMGESSIARLHMSRFHGGAHLSNFLFFCRKCKVEMPRHKDILLHVSEVHSGHTYLTEKAVPYDLSSDLDAKPSTSIKISLPSPSASKLRQDAVETPSSTAGHTWMCRMCEDVFDSEAAVFKHCSDLSSHSFQRFICGHCPQKFFKESTVRRHCMNEHGGQIKSFHFCGLCDSMQFDTEDEFMDHYRKLHSKDYYCMDKPEVVQPPAAEETSQNACPCMDGEGFIEEKKATYTRCMRNLAAEGKCLYKCAPCCVSVPSFAQMKTHILTKHAALNLDKTFDIVCQECQESFSSVPKFHKHHHSMHCTLEPCLSSQECMRDSKPDPKTVKIINAVEINSGSDEIEDETLVKILSTNEVSDETEGHEEQIDEEMCHVLSLSAEEAKEAARESADLEEALQRSLLEF; this is encoded by the exons ATGTCTTCAACAACCCCATTAGACGATGACAacgagctggaagaagtggagTTTGTATCG GAGGGCCCTTTTAGACCAGTACTGGAATGCATTGACCTGCTGAGTGACAGTGAGGATGAAGGGTGCTCGTCACTGGCTGGCATG CTTGAAGACAAAATCAACAGACACAAAGCTCATGTAACGTCTACTCTTGACAGACTGGCACATAAGGTGGCCcaggagaaaaaagagagagcgGATAAATGTAAAGCATTTAAG gaaaaacaaatcttacAAAAAGCTCATGGGCAGCAAGAGTTGGCTGGTTCTTCAGCAAATGGTGTAAGCATGGAAGCAAAGCGCTGTGTGGACATGTGGTTAAAGATGCCAG GCCCCAAGCCTGGAGTGATCAGTGCCGGTTCAGGAAGCAGACGCACTCATGCCGCTTTCCCTAGAAGCAGTTCAACTGGTCACACTTGCCCAGTAATTGACTGCGGTCGTGTTTACGAGAACATTTCCCTCCTTGATGGCCACTTGAAGCG GTTTGATCACTCTCCATGTGACCCAACAATTCATCTCAGAGGAAGTCCATCCGAGTTCTTCGCCTGCGTTGCCTGCTGTTTGTGCTTTCAGACCGAGGAAGAATGGAAGAAACACGCTGAATCCAAG ATTTCCTCGTCTAGCACTGACAGTCACAACTTGGATCAAACTTATCAGCGGATCGTTTGCTTTGCCTGTCCCGCTTGCTTCCTCCTCTTTAACTTACGAGACGAGTGTCTTCAGCACATGTCAGACAAAAACCACTTCACTGAGTCTCTCGTTATGACTG aaagaaaaggaacagCGCAGCCAGTTCCGGTTCCACATCATGTGAAGGATCGTCTCATTGCTTTGTGTAAGGATGTAGCATTCAAGGTCCGCTGCTCCTTATGTCACCAAGTTCTGATTTCCCATCAGACAGCTCAAGCTCACTTCAA TGTGCACTGCAGGCAAGGCTGCGCTGTGGCTAAGTCTGACAAAACCATAGTGGACATTATGAAACGGCTCCAAGTCCGAGGCCAGTGCATTCCCTGCTCTAAAATCTTTCTCAACCAGGCTGAAATCGAAAGACATAAAGAGTCGAAGCTACACGAAGTTGAGGTCAATCAAACAATGGCGAAAGCACTCCTTCAGTACAGTCGCTTTGTTGAAATGCaacaaagtcaaagaaaagcagagaaccATCAGAAAAGAATATCATCTGGCCTTGAGGTtgaatttcaaaaaataaacaaggaatGGAGTGACCGCCATGGATTTCCAGCCAAACGACAAAGACTGAGCCGAGGCTTGaacgacagcagcagcaggacctTGGTGGCGGCTTGGTTTTGTGAATGCGGCCTGCAGTTTTCTGAGAAGGGCAATGCTAGTAAGCATCTCCTGGCTGCAAACCAGATTTTCCACCAGTGTGGCGTTTGTGGCAAACACATGGGGGAGTCTTCAATCGCCCGCCTACATATGAGCCGTTTCCATGGGGGAGCTCACCTCTCCAACTTCCTGTTCTTCTGCCGCAAGTGCAAAGTGGAAATGCCCCGGCACAAAGATATCTTGCTGCATGTATCTGAAGTCCACAGTGGACACACCTACCTCACAGAGAAAGCGGTTCCCTATGACCTCAGCTCAGACCTCGATGCCAAACCTTCCACTAGCATCAAAATATCATTGCCCTCGCCTTCTGCTTCCAAATTGCGGCAGGACGCGGTGGAGACGCCTTCTTCGACAGCGGGCCACACTTGGATGTGTAGGATGTGTGAAGATGTCTTTGACTCAGAAGCAGCTGTGTTCAAACACTGCAGCGATTTGAGTAGTCACAGCTTCCAAAGATTCATCTGTGGACACTGTCCGCAGAAGTTCTTCAAAGAATCCACAGTGCGGCGACACTGCATGAATGAGCACGGCGGGCAGATAAAGAGTTTCCACTTCTGTGGCCTGTGCGACAGCATGCAGTTTGATACTGAGGACGAGTTCATGGATCATTACAGGAAACTTCACAGTAAGGACTACTACTGCATGGACAAGCCTGAAGTTGTTCAGCCTCCTGCTGCTGAGGAAACCAGTCAGAATGCATGTCCTTGTATGGATGGAGAAGGGTTCATAGAGGAAAAGAAAGCTACTTACACTCGGTGCATGAGAAATCTCGCTGCAGAAGGAAAATGTCTGTACAAATGTGCACCCTGCTGCGTATCTGTTCCTTCTTTTGCACAGATGAAGACTCATATCCTCACAAAACATGCAGCCCTGAACCTGGATAAAACCTTTGACATAGTGTGCCAAGAGTGCCAGGAGAGCTTCAGCAGTGTGCCGAAGTTTCATAAACATCATCATTCTATGCACTGTACACTGGAACCATGCCTTAGCTCCCAGGAGTGCATGAGGGATTCAAAACCAGAccccaaaactgtaaaaataatcaATGCTGTGGAGATCAATTCAGGAAGTGACG AGATTGAAGATGAAACATTGGTGAAGATTTTAAGCACCAATGAAGTCAGTGATGAAACAGAAGGGCATGAAG aGCAAATAGATGAAGAAATGTGCCATGTGTTGTCTTTGAGTGCAGAAGAAGCAAAAGAGGCTGCAAGAGAGTCTGCTG